A single window of Ananas comosus cultivar F153 linkage group 19, ASM154086v1, whole genome shotgun sequence DNA harbors:
- the LOC109725158 gene encoding pollen receptor-like kinase 4, whose translation MAVPAAPWLLLPFLLLAPSLAAAAVSEADALIAFKSTLSGAGAGASAALANWVPGTSPCSGNRTLWRGVLCDEGGRVLGLQLENMSLSGALTLDPLVDLPALRTLSFKNNSFAGPIPDLAKLGALKMIYLSRNRFSGPIADELFDKMRSLRKVHLSHNAFSGPIPSSVAGLSELGLDDNAFEGAIPDLEQKGLTFVNLSHNQLEGPIPKGLSRFNASMFEGNKNLCGRPLDVSCDITQSQSPRSPAKKKISPTLLVVIIVIGVLALLSIVGLFVFILSSRRRRQLDEANLVHLQSAETKKFDAPEANKVDRGAAEYRGGAAKKAHKEDHGKLSFVREGSQSFGIEDLLRASAEVLGSGNFGSSYKATLFDGPSVVVKRFREMNGVGREDFQEHMRRLGRLSHPNLLPLVAYLYRKEEKLLITDYIPNGSLAHMLHGNRGSNLPPLDWPARLKVIKGVARGLAYLYEELPMLTVPHGHLKSSNVLLDDSFEPILTDYALLPVMNRSHASQVMVAFKSPECAQHGKPSKKSDIWSFGILILEILTGKFPANYLRQGNAGTDLASWVNSVVREEWTGEVFDTAMKGTKNGEGEMLKLLQIGLGCCEADVERRWELGVVLNKIEELRERESDGENSSFDGEGGYSSKGMTEDDFSFSTNN comes from the exons ATGGCGGTCCCCGCCGCGCCGTGgctcctcctccccttcctcctcctcgccccGTCCCTCGCGGCCGCGGCGGTCTCGGAGGCCGACGCGCTCATCGCCTTCAAATCCACcctctccggcgccggcgccggcgcctccGCCGCGCTCGCCAACTGGGTCCCGGGCACGAGCCCTTGCAGCGGCAACAGAACCCTGTGGAGGGGGGTGCTCTGCGACGAGGGGGGCCGCGTCCTGGGGCTCCAGCTCGAGAACATGTCCCTCTCGGGAGCGCTCACCCTCGACCCCCTCGTCGACCTCCCCGCGCTCCGCACCCTGAGCTTCAAGAACAACAGCTTCGCGGGCCCGATCCCCGACCTGGCCAAACTGGGGGCGCTCAAGATGATCTACCTCTCGCGGAATCGCTTCTCGGGCCCGATCGCCGACGAGTTGTTCGACAAAATGCGGAGCCTGAGGAAGGTGCACCTCTCGCACAACGCCTTCTCCGGGCCCATCCCCTCGTCCGTGGCGGGGCTCTCGGAGCTAGGGCTGGACGACAACGCCTTCGAGGGGGCGATCCCGGATTTGGAGCAAAAGGGGCTCACTTTCGTGAATTTGTCCCACAATCAATTGGAGGGGCCGATTCCGAAGGGCCTCAGTAGGTTTAATGCAAGCATGTTTGAAG GCAACAAAAATCTTTGTGGCCGGCCGCTCGATGTGTCCTGCGATATTACACAATCACAATCGCCACGGTCACCAGCGAAGAAGAAGATATCGCCCACCTTGCTAGTGGTAATCATTGTAATAGGCGTCTTGGCACTACTATCAATTGTAGGGTTATTCGTGTTCATACtcagcagccgccgccgccgccaactcGACGAAGCCAATTTGGTTCACCTCCAATCCGCCGAAACCAAAAAGTTCGACGCCCCAGAGGCCAACAAGGTCGATCGGGGGGCAGCAGAGTACCGCGGGGGTGCCGCGAAGAAGGCCCATAAGGAAGATCATGGAAAGTTGTCATTTGTCAGGGAGGGGAGCCAGAGCTTTGGGATTGAGGATTTGCTTAGGGCTTCAGCTGAAGTTCTCGGGAGTGGAAATTTCGGGTCTTCCTACAAGGCCACCTTATTCGATGGCCCGTCGGTAGTCGTGAAGAGGTTTAGGGAGATGAACGGGGTTGGTAGAGAGGATTTCCAAGAACATATGAGGAGGCTCGGGAGATTGTCTCACCCTAATTTGTTACCTTTAGTGGCCTACTTGTATAGAAAGGAGGAGAAGCTTTTGATTACCGATTATATTCCGAATGGGAGCTTGGCGCATATGCTACATG GCAATCGCGGCTCGAACCTCCCACCGCTCGATTGGCCGGCGCGGCTTAAAGTGATCAAAGGCGTGGCAAGAGGCCTCGCGTACCTCTACGAGGAACTCCCAATGCTAACTGTGCCACACGGCCACCTCAAGTCCTCGAACGTCCTTCTCGACGATTCCTTCGAGCCCATTTTAACCGACTACGCCCTTTTGCCGGTCATGAACCGATCCCACGCTTCCCAAGTCATGGTGGCTTTCAAATCTCCCGAATGCGCCCAACATGGAAAACCATCTAAAAAGAGCGATATATGGAGCTTCGGCATTCTCATACTTGAGATATTAACTGGCAAGTTCCCCGCCAATTATTTGAGACAAGGAAATGCAGGTACCGATCTCGCGAGCTGGGTTAACTCCGTCGTAAGAGAGGAGTGGACCGGTGAAGTGTTTGATACTGCGATGAAGGGGACTAAGAATGGTGAGGGGGAGATGCTAAAGCTTTTGCAGATCGGGCTCGGTTGTTGCGAGGCCGATGTCGAGAGGAGGTGGGAGTTGGGTGTCGTGCTTAACAAGATCGAAGAGCTGCGAGAAAGGGAGAGCGATGGTGAGAATTCGTCGTTCGACGGAGAGGGAGGGTATTCGTCTAAAGGAATGACCGAAGATGACTTCTCTTTCTCGACAAATAATTGA